Proteins encoded within one genomic window of Gracilimonas sp.:
- a CDS encoding methylmalonyl-CoA mutase subunit beta — MEKLDFKDDLDFNEFPSVSIDEWEAVIEADLKGKNYKEVLRWSPEEGLDALPFYRKDHLKNIHQNANPVRSSGSWNIIEPVDDADISTANSLALEALENGASGLNFNLKAERFSTRNDLEQLLENVQIDIITLKFGPSLSIPQIAKWVNEICKERNLESKKYDIHFSFDPFSNALQTGKLAAKKDLQHILKEFESSFKYCLVDSAPYGNSGATVIQQIAFALAAGNEFLGLGENTDTSGHTYFNFSAGPHYFPEIAKYRAFKLMWKQVLQEYKVEDSRFSIHAETALWNKSRTDAHNNMIRTTTEAMSAALGGCDAVTVHRYDKHFEKASGFSSRIARNIQLILQEEAYLNKVADPGAGSYYIEVLTDKIARESWELFQKIESKGGFYECIKSGFIQSEINKSKEEKISAYKEKQKVLVGVNKYTPGKIQNSKFKIQNLGDFEFSGGSFLDIQKIEPLNIEAVLQMGEG; from the coding sequence TTGGAAAAACTGGATTTTAAGGACGATCTTGATTTTAACGAGTTTCCTTCAGTTTCAATTGATGAGTGGGAAGCTGTAATTGAAGCAGATTTAAAAGGAAAAAATTATAAAGAAGTGTTGCGCTGGTCCCCGGAAGAAGGGCTCGATGCTTTACCTTTCTACCGAAAGGATCACTTAAAAAATATTCATCAAAACGCGAATCCTGTTCGCAGCTCCGGATCTTGGAATATTATTGAGCCTGTTGATGATGCTGACATTAGCACAGCCAATTCGCTTGCGTTAGAAGCACTTGAAAATGGGGCTTCAGGCTTGAATTTTAACTTGAAAGCCGAACGTTTCTCCACACGCAACGACCTCGAGCAACTTTTAGAGAATGTTCAAATTGATATTATTACACTCAAATTCGGACCTTCGCTTTCAATTCCACAAATAGCTAAATGGGTAAACGAAATTTGCAAAGAGCGTAACCTGGAATCGAAAAAATACGATATCCACTTTTCCTTTGACCCCTTTTCTAATGCCCTCCAAACCGGCAAACTGGCAGCTAAAAAAGACCTTCAACATATACTGAAGGAATTTGAAAGCTCTTTTAAATACTGTTTGGTTGACTCTGCCCCGTATGGCAATTCAGGCGCTACCGTCATTCAACAAATTGCTTTTGCGTTGGCGGCAGGAAATGAATTTTTAGGGTTAGGAGAAAATACAGACACATCCGGGCATACCTATTTTAACTTTTCAGCCGGTCCTCATTACTTTCCCGAAATTGCCAAATACCGTGCATTCAAATTGATGTGGAAGCAGGTTCTGCAAGAATATAAGGTTGAAGATTCTCGCTTTTCAATTCACGCCGAAACAGCTTTGTGGAATAAATCTAGAACCGATGCACACAATAACATGATCCGTACCACTACCGAAGCCATGTCTGCCGCTTTGGGTGGGTGTGATGCCGTCACGGTTCACCGTTATGATAAACATTTTGAAAAAGCATCCGGTTTCTCCTCACGTATCGCCCGAAACATCCAGCTCATTTTACAAGAAGAAGCCTATCTCAATAAGGTAGCTGATCCGGGAGCCGGTTCTTATTATATCGAAGTTTTAACAGATAAAATAGCCCGAGAAAGTTGGGAATTGTTCCAGAAAATTGAAAGCAAAGGCGGATTTTATGAATGCATTAAAAGCGGATTTATTCAAAGTGAGATCAACAAGTCTAAGGAAGAAAAAATCTCAGCCTACAAAGAAAAGCAAAAGGTATTGGTGGGAGTGAATAAGTACACGCCGGGGAAAATTCAAAATTCAAAATTCAAAATTCAAAATTTGGGAGATTTTGAATTTTCAGGCGGTTCCTTCTTAGACATTCAAAAAATTGAGCCTTTAAATATTGAGGCTGTACTTCAAATGGGAGAAGGATAA